A DNA window from Arachis duranensis cultivar V14167 chromosome 3, aradu.V14167.gnm2.J7QH, whole genome shotgun sequence contains the following coding sequences:
- the LOC127745537 gene encoding uncharacterized protein LOC127745537, protein MKNIERQVGQLAKQAERPTNVLPSDTIPNPREECKVLQLRSGKVVGESSNKEAIKPKEQDTVERQDEEKASTSNKGKEVVKPQGRPPSQGSNHDSKEDVNLQQENKNEGIKAYVPKLPYPTRIHKGAKDQQFPRFLEIFKKLEINIPLAEALEQMPLYAKFLKELITKKRSWQEKETVILTQECSAIIQKGLPPKLKDLGSFLIPCTIGSIAIDKSLCDLGASINLMPLTMMKKMMIEELKPTRMSLQLADRSIKIPNGVVENLLVKVGNFIFPADFVVLDMDEEGNNSVILGRPFLATARTIIDVEKGEMIFRVHDEQMTINVFKAMQHPVEKESCMRIDVVDSLVEEVLDTNHQVKQEEVQNIKGQEENKLEASKEPSEAMKEEAPQ, encoded by the coding sequence ATGAAGAACATTGAAAGACAAGTGGGACAGTTAGCCAAACAAGCTGAGCGACCAACCAATGTTCTCCCAAGTGACACAATacccaacccaagagaagaATGTAAAGTTCTGCAGTTAAGGAGTGGCAAGGTAGTTGGTGAAAGTTCGAATAAAGAAGCAATAAAACCCAAAGAGCAAGACACAGTGGAAAGGCAGGATGAAGAAAAGGCTTCAACGTCTAACAAAGGCAAAGAGGTTGTCAAGCCACAAGGCAGACCACCCAGTCAAGGAAGCAACCATGATAGCAAGGAGGATGTGAATCTacaacaagaaaacaaaaatgaggGAATAAAAGCCTATGTACCCAAGCTTCCATACCCAACTAGGATACATAAAGGAGCAAAGGATCAACAATTTCCAAGGTTcttagaaatcttcaagaaacttgAAATCAACATCCCATTAGCAGAAGCTCTGGAACAGATGCCATTGTATGCAAAGTTTCTTAAGGAATTgatcaccaagaagagaagttggcaGGAAAAAGAAACGGTGATTCTCACTCAAGAGTGCAGTGCCATCATTCAAAAAGGGCTACCCCCAAAACTCAAAGATCTTGGCAGCTTCCTCATACCCTGCACGATTGGGAGCATAGCCATTGACAAATCactttgtgacttgggagcaagcattaaCCTAATGCCTCTTACCAtgatgaagaaaatgatgattGAAGAGCTTAAACCCACAAGGATGTCACTCCAACTTGCTGACAGATCCATCAAAATACCAAATGGAGTAGTTGAGAACCTCTTGGTGAAGGTGGGAAACTTCATATTCCCAGCTGATTTTGTGGTCCTAGACATGGATGAAGAGGGAAACAATTCAGTCattcttggtagaccctttttagctacaGCTAGAACAATCATTGATGTGGAAAAGGGAGAAATGATTTttagagtgcatgatgagcaaatGACCATAAATGTTTTCAAAGCAATGCAACACCCCGTTGAGAAAGAAAGTTGCATGAGGATTGATGTAGTGGATTCGTTGGTTGAAGAGGTACTTGACACAAATCATCAAGTGAAACAGGAGGAAGTCCAGAACATTAAAGGACAAGAAGAGAACAAATTGGAAGCATCAAAGGAACCAAGTGAAGCTATGAAAGAAGAGGCACCACAATAA